The Vicia villosa cultivar HV-30 ecotype Madison, WI linkage group LG1, Vvil1.0, whole genome shotgun sequence genome includes a region encoding these proteins:
- the LOC131643791 gene encoding uncharacterized protein LOC131643791 — MSNMTTLSQKREVDSIIRDTIDKVLVLRFGRVSDPICLNLDQILSKAEREVSKFATVALVDVDSQDIQVYVKYFDITLIPSIVFFFNAHHMKMDSGTADHTKWIGVFHKKQDFIDVVETIFRGAMNGKLIVTCPLPTERIPKYQLLYKDV; from the exons ATGAGTAACATGACAACTTTGTCGCAAAAAAGAGAGGTTGATTCCATCATTAGAGATACCATTGATAAGGTTCTCGTCCTCCGCTTTGGCCGTGTCTCTGATCCTATCTGTCTTAACCTTGATCAAATT CTTTCTAAAGCAGAAAGAGAGGTGTCCAAATTCGCAACTGTGGCACTGGTTGATGTTGACTCCCAGGACATTCAAGTTTATGTCAAGTATTTTGACATTACTTTAATTCCATCTATAGTATTTTTCTTCAATGCTCATCACATGAAAATGGATTCTGG GACTGCAGATCATACTAAATGGATTGGTGTTTTTCACAAAAAACAAGACTTCATTGATGTGGTAGAG ACAATATTTAGAGGAGCGATGAATGGAAAGCTCATTGTGACTTGTCCTCTCCCGACCGAAAGGATACCAAAATACCAATTACTGTACAAAGATGTCTAA